The Leptospira sp. WS39.C2 genome contains a region encoding:
- a CDS encoding penicillin-binding protein activator LpoB, with product MQKSFIIFLVPFIFVSCSTATSYQKPEDAKATKQWGVIEVKETVKSMSHSLSVYYKTELKSGYFEWRSLQNSTSEHIDTKLITNEILNQLTKDKVPFVDTTVREHATKEMAFGKTGMVSSDSRLSVGKFKSPSHQIKGEINEVVNYESGNKIQYITVTLFLVSLETNQIVWSEQTNFFKKSKVEGYGF from the coding sequence ATGCAAAAGAGTTTCATCATTTTTCTAGTTCCGTTTATTTTTGTTAGTTGTTCTACGGCAACATCATACCAAAAACCAGAGGATGCCAAGGCTACCAAACAATGGGGAGTGATTGAGGTAAAAGAAACTGTTAAAAGTATGAGTCATTCTTTATCAGTATATTATAAAACAGAGTTGAAGAGTGGTTATTTTGAATGGAGATCCTTGCAAAACAGCACTTCAGAACATATAGATACAAAACTCATTACAAATGAAATTTTAAACCAACTCACAAAAGACAAAGTTCCTTTTGTTGATACAACAGTTCGTGAACACGCTACAAAGGAAATGGCTTTTGGCAAAACCGGTATGGTATCGTCTGATTCACGTTTGAGTGTTGGTAAATTTAAGTCTCCGTCCCATCAAATCAAAGGGGAAATCAATGAAGTTGTGAATTATGAATCAGGTAATAAAATTCAATACATCACGGTAACTTTATTTTTGGTTAGTTTGGAAACAAATCAGATTGTTTGGTCTGAACAAACTAACTTTTTTAAAAAAAGCAAAGTCGAAGGTTATGGATTCTGA